The following proteins come from a genomic window of Paramicrobacterium humi:
- a CDS encoding sigma-70 family RNA polymerase sigma factor, translating to MSAPEDSAPPQDADPRDLFEEQAMPFLDQLYGAAMRMTKNPADAQDLVQETFVKAYAAFGQFTQGTNLKAWLYRILTNTYINMYRKKQREPYQSAIDDLEDWQMGGAESTTAPSHRSAESEAIDHMPDSAVKEALQSIPEDFRLAVYLADVEGFSYQEIADIMKTPIGTVMSRLHRGRRMLRDHLTDYAVERGITAATARSTK from the coding sequence ATGAGCGCTCCAGAAGATTCCGCCCCGCCTCAAGATGCTGACCCGAGGGATCTGTTCGAGGAACAGGCGATGCCGTTCCTTGACCAGCTGTACGGCGCGGCCATGCGGATGACCAAGAACCCCGCCGACGCGCAGGACCTCGTGCAAGAGACGTTCGTGAAGGCGTATGCCGCGTTCGGCCAGTTCACGCAGGGCACGAATCTCAAGGCGTGGCTGTATCGCATCCTCACGAATACGTACATCAACATGTACCGCAAGAAGCAGCGGGAACCGTACCAGAGCGCGATCGACGACCTCGAGGACTGGCAGATGGGCGGCGCGGAGTCGACGACCGCCCCCTCGCATCGGTCGGCGGAGAGCGAAGCGATCGACCACATGCCCGACAGCGCGGTGAAGGAGGCTCTCCAGTCCATCCCGGAGGACTTCCGACTCGCCGTCTACCTCGCCGATGTCGAAGGCTTCTCCTATCAGGAGATCGCGGACATCATGAAGACGCCCATCGGAACCGTCATGAGCCGGCTGCACCGTGGCCGCCGGATGCTGCGGGACCACCTGACCGATTACGCCGTCGAACGCGGGATCACCGCCGCGACGGCAAGGAGCACGAAATGA
- the aroA gene encoding 3-phosphoshikimate 1-carboxyvinyltransferase: MFESKYSGPDDQLTGDRRVTEGELLWAAPTAPAPLDADVSLPGSKSLVNRELVLSALAGEPSRLRAPLHSRDSTNMVVALRSLGAGIDETDATGDFGPDLAVTPGELIGSTTVDCGLAGTVMRFVPPVAALALGPTTFDADEAARSRPMVTMIDALRRLGVDIDESARALPFTVHGTGRVAGGDLTIDASASSQFVSGLLLSAARFENGLLLRHDGERLPSTPHIDMTLAALRARGVDASSPEPGVWHVAPGSIAGRDVAIEPDLSNAAPFLAAAVLTGGRVTITGWPEHTTQVGADLATLLPEFGATVTRDGDRLTVTGPGSIRSVDMDLTHGGELAPTLIALSAFADGPSRFRGIGHIRHHETDRLAAIAAELGGLGGDVTEHEDGVTVRPRPLHGGVWRSYHDHRTATAGALVGLVTPGVEVVDIATTAKTLPEFPELWQQMVAPTPKGITLL; encoded by the coding sequence ATGTTCGAATCGAAATATTCCGGGCCTGACGACCAGCTCACCGGGGATCGTCGTGTGACCGAGGGAGAACTGCTGTGGGCGGCCCCCACCGCGCCTGCTCCGCTCGATGCCGACGTGTCGCTGCCCGGCTCCAAGTCGCTCGTCAACCGGGAGCTCGTGCTCTCCGCGCTTGCCGGTGAGCCGAGCCGGCTGCGCGCACCGCTGCACTCGCGCGACAGCACGAACATGGTCGTCGCCCTGCGCTCCCTCGGCGCTGGGATCGACGAGACGGATGCCACGGGCGACTTCGGCCCGGACCTCGCCGTCACGCCGGGCGAGCTCATCGGTTCGACGACTGTCGACTGCGGGCTCGCCGGCACCGTCATGCGCTTCGTTCCGCCCGTCGCTGCTCTCGCGCTCGGCCCCACGACGTTCGACGCCGACGAGGCTGCCCGTTCCCGGCCGATGGTGACGATGATCGACGCGCTCAGACGCCTCGGGGTCGACATCGACGAGTCGGCCCGCGCCCTGCCGTTCACCGTGCACGGCACCGGTCGCGTCGCCGGAGGCGATCTGACGATCGATGCTTCCGCGTCGAGCCAATTCGTCTCGGGCCTCCTGCTCTCCGCCGCCCGCTTCGAGAACGGTCTTCTTCTCCGTCACGACGGTGAACGACTCCCCAGCACGCCACACATCGACATGACGCTCGCCGCCCTGCGCGCCCGCGGCGTCGACGCCTCCTCCCCCGAGCCGGGCGTGTGGCACGTCGCGCCCGGCTCGATCGCCGGTCGGGACGTCGCGATCGAGCCAGACCTCTCCAACGCCGCGCCGTTTCTCGCCGCCGCCGTCCTCACGGGCGGCCGCGTCACCATCACGGGCTGGCCGGAGCACACGACGCAAGTCGGGGCCGACCTGGCGACCCTGCTTCCCGAGTTCGGCGCGACGGTCACCCGCGACGGCGATCGTCTCACGGTCACCGGCCCCGGCAGCATCCGATCCGTCGACATGGATCTGACGCACGGCGGCGAGCTCGCGCCCACCCTCATCGCCCTCTCGGCGTTCGCTGACGGTCCGTCGAGGTTCCGCGGAATCGGGCACATCCGTCATCACGAGACCGACCGGCTCGCCGCGATCGCGGCCGAGCTCGGCGGCCTCGGCGGTGACGTCACCGAGCACGAGGACGGCGTCACCGTTCGACCGAGACCGCTGCACGGCGGAGTGTGGCGCAGCTACCACGATCACCGCACCGCGACAGCGGGCGCGCTCGTCGGACTCGTCACGCCGGGCGTCGAGGTCGTTGACATCGCCACGACGGCGAAGACGCTGCCGGAGTTCCCGGAGCTGTGGCAGCAGATGGTCGCGCCGACACCCAAGGGAATCACACTGCTATGA
- the rsgA gene encoding ribosome small subunit-dependent GTPase A produces the protein MSWWGSDDDEDEPLFDESDVHVRPNRRGTRPRTKTRPAHKDASSGRVMAVDRGRYTVLVDEDTPAERAVTASRASELRKRPIVNGDRVDLVGDVSGDEGTLARIVRISERTTLLRRSADDTDEVERIIVANADQMLIVVAAANPEPRARLVDRYLVAAYDAGITPLMVVTKTDLADPAEFLRTFAGLPLTVLTSRTEAMPVAEITSLLVGHTTVFVGHSGVGKSTLVNALVPSANRATGHVNKVTGRGRHTSSSAVSYRLSVPEGRGWIIDTPGVRSFGLGHVDPSNIIGAFPDLAEIAEDCPRGCTHLPDAPDCSLNEAAESGRLDAVGAARLDSLQRLLMTLAA, from the coding sequence ATGAGCTGGTGGGGCAGCGACGACGACGAAGACGAGCCGCTGTTCGACGAGTCCGACGTGCACGTGCGCCCGAACCGACGCGGCACCCGGCCTCGCACGAAGACCCGGCCGGCGCACAAGGACGCGTCGAGCGGGCGCGTCATGGCCGTTGACCGCGGCCGATACACCGTGCTCGTGGACGAGGACACGCCCGCGGAACGCGCGGTCACGGCATCCCGAGCCTCTGAACTGCGGAAGCGGCCCATCGTCAACGGGGATCGAGTGGACCTCGTCGGCGACGTCTCAGGCGATGAGGGAACGCTCGCTCGCATCGTGCGCATCTCGGAGCGCACGACGCTGCTGCGACGGAGCGCCGACGACACCGACGAGGTCGAGCGGATCATCGTGGCGAACGCGGACCAGATGCTCATCGTCGTGGCCGCTGCCAACCCGGAGCCCCGGGCCCGGCTCGTCGATCGCTATCTCGTCGCGGCGTACGATGCGGGCATCACTCCCCTCATGGTCGTCACGAAGACGGACCTCGCCGATCCGGCCGAGTTCCTGCGCACCTTCGCGGGACTGCCGCTGACGGTGCTGACGAGTCGAACCGAGGCGATGCCGGTCGCGGAGATCACGTCGCTTCTCGTGGGGCACACGACCGTGTTCGTCGGCCACTCCGGCGTCGGCAAGTCGACCCTCGTCAACGCACTCGTGCCGAGCGCCAACCGGGCGACGGGGCACGTAAACAAGGTCACGGGCCGCGGGCGACACACGTCCTCGTCCGCCGTCTCCTACCGACTCAGCGTCCCGGAGGGGCGCGGCTGGATCATCGACACTCCCGGCGTTCGATCCTTCGGCCTCGGGCACGTGGATCCCAGCAACATCATCGGCGCATTTCCTGATCTCGCCGAGATCGCCGAGGACTGTCCGCGCGGCTGCACGCACCTGCCCGACGCTCCCGACTGCTCACTCAACGAGGCCGCCGAGAGCGGGCGTCTCGATGCCGTCGGCGCGGCCCGCCTCGACTCGCTCCAGCGGCTGCTCATGACCCTCGCGGCCTGA
- a CDS encoding zf-HC2 domain-containing protein, whose protein sequence is MTDCGCEKARRDLEEYLRNEICQTDTADIRAHLAECAECTKEALLARTLTEVVQRACRETAPEELRVQVIARLRSATAH, encoded by the coding sequence ATGACCGACTGTGGATGCGAGAAAGCGCGCCGCGACCTCGAAGAATATCTCCGCAACGAGATCTGCCAGACCGACACCGCTGACATCCGCGCTCACTTGGCCGAGTGCGCGGAGTGCACGAAGGAAGCCCTCCTCGCGCGCACGCTCACCGAGGTCGTGCAGCGGGCCTGCCGGGAGACCGCGCCCGAAGAGCTGCGCGTGCAGGTCATCGCGCGACTGCGGAGCGCCACCGCGCACTGA